One region of Eupeodes corollae chromosome 1, idEupCoro1.1, whole genome shotgun sequence genomic DNA includes:
- the LOC129947848 gene encoding DNA repair and recombination protein RAD54-like: MRRSLAPSQTPQRINSPQSKFITPFQNKRKRTCKNTENININPPPLSQQIPQSQYEEAISKILSRPFKVPIADYVPDYNSNRCLGIRRTTVRKALHDPFACNALVLYEPPQYTEHERLTMESSKILVHIVVDPLLSNILRPHQREGVKFMYDCVVGNKGEFNGCIMADEMGLGKTLQCVTLVWTLLRQSPECRPTISKAVIVSPSSLVKNWEKEFNKWLHGRLHCLAIDSGSKEETTKNLEQYITNTNQRCGTPVLLISYETFRLYSQILNRNEVGIVICDEGHRLKNSENQTYQALMGLKTKRRVLLSGTPIQNDLTEYFSLINFVNPNMLGSAADFKRVYENPILRGQNSDSSDAEREKALTKTQELIGIVNQCIIRRTNQILTKYLPVKFEMVICSKLTQIQMQLYMNFLKSDKIRRSLAGNSDEKEGGTLSALADITTLKKLCNHPDLIYEKLIARENGFENSQNVLPSNYNPKEINPELSGKFMLLDFMLASIKANTDDKVVLISNYTQTLDLFERLSRKRKYTYVRLDGTMTIKKRSKVVDLFNDPTSDCFLFMLSSKAGGCGLNLIGANRLFMFDPDWNPANDEQAMARVWRDGQKKPCFIYRLVASGSIEEKILQRQTHKKSLSSTIIDNNESSEKHFSRDDLKDLFRFENTTLSDTHDKFKCKRCINNIQIKPPAEDTDCTSHLSQWYHCSNNKGLPDSILAQAWSTSKCVSFVFHHRSQGEAKPQIVENDDENEEEKKTRKTKRKDSNDEDYSKSDDDKDSDYEC, encoded by the exons atg CGTCGAAGTTTGGCTCCAAGTCAAACACCCCAAAGAATTAACTCCCCCCAATCCAAATTCATAActccatttcaaaataaacgcaAAAGAACTtgtaaaaatacagaaaatataaatataaacccTCCTCCACTGTCGCAGCAAATACCACAATCGCAATATGAGGAGGCAATTTCTAAAATTCTATCGAGGCCATTCAAAGTTCCCATTGCCGATTATGTGCCAGATTACAACAGCAATCGATGTTTGGGCATACGGAGGACAACGGTGCGCAAAGCACTACACGATCCATTTGCCTGTAATGCTCTGGTATTGTATGAGCCACCACAGTACACAGAACACGAGAGATTGACAATGGAGAGCAGTAAGATTCTCGTGCACATTGTGGTGGATCCGCTGCTGAGTAATATTTTGCGTCCCCATCAGCGTGAAGGTGTCAAGTTCATGTACGATTGCGTGGTGGGGAACAAGGGCGAGTTCAATGGGTGCATTATGGCCGATGAGATGGG ATTGGGAAAAACCCTGCAATGTGTTACTCTAGTATGGACACTTCTTCGACAAAGCCCCGAATGTCGTCCCACCATCTCCAAGGCAGTCATCGTCTCGCCCAGTTCGTTGGTCAAGAATTGGGAGAAGGAGTTCAACAAATGGTTACATGGTCGTCTGCATTGTCTGGCCATTGATAGTGGCTCCAAGGAGGAAACCACCAAAAACCTCGAGCAATACATAACCAACACAAATCAACGTTGTGGAACTCCCGTCCTGCTGATCAGCTACGAGACCTTCCGTCTCTATTCACAGATCCTCAATCGTAATGAGGTGGGAATTGTCATTTGTGATGAAGGTCATCGCTTAAAGAACAGCGAAAATCAAACCTACCAAGCTCTGATGGGTTTGAAGACAAAACGGCGGGTCCTTCTCTCCGGAACGCCCATCCAAAACGATCTCACtgaatattttagtttgatCAATTTCGTTAATCCCAATATGCTTGGTTCAGCGGCTGATTTCAAGAGAGTCTACGAGAATCCCATTCTGCGGGGGCAGAATTCAGATTCATCTGATGCCGAGAGAGAAAAGGCTCTCACAAAGACTCAAGAACTAATTGGAATTGTCAACCAATGCATCATACGCAGGACAAACCAGATTCTCACAAAATATCTGCCAGTTAAGTTTGAAATGGTCATCTGTTCCAAATTGACACAAATTCAGATGCAATTGTATATGAATTTCTTGAAATCCGATAAGATTCGCAGGAGTTTAGCAG gaaacTCTGATGAAAAAGAAGGTGGTACATTGTCAGCTTTGGCAGATATAACAACTTTGAAAAAGCTCTGCAATCATCCAGATTTGATATATGAGAAACTCATTGCAAGAGAGAATGGTTTTGAGAACTCGCAGAATGTTTTGCCAAGTAATTATAATCCAAA agAAATAAATCCCGAGTTAAGTGGAAAGTTTATGCTATTGGATTTTATGTTAGCATCAATAAAAGCCAACACAGATGATAAAGTTGTGCTTATATCGAACTACACACAAACGCTGGATTTATTTGAACGTCTTTCTAGGAAAag aaaatataCTTATGTTCGTCTTGATGGTACGATGACAATTAAAAAGCGTTCAAAAGTTGTTGATCTTTTTAATGATCCAacttctgattgttttttgtttatgctGAGTTCAAAAGCTGGCGGTTGTGGCTTGAATTTAATTGGAGCCAATCGATTGTTTATGTTCGATCCAGATTGGAATCCAGCAAATGATGAACAAGCAATGGCTAGAGTTTGGCGTGATGGACAAAAGAAACCATGTTTTATTTATCGACTAGTTGCT tctGGGTCAATTGAAGAGAAAATCCTTCAAAGACAAACTCATAAAAAATCCCTTTCTAGTACTATCATTGATAATAACGAGAGTTCAGAAAAACACTTCTCACGGGATGATTTAAAAGATCTGTTTAGGTTTGAAAATACAACTCTATCCGATACTCATGATAA GTTTAAATGTAAACGTTGCATcaataatattcaaataaaacctCCCGCAGAAGACACCGATTGCACATCTCATTTATCACAATGGTATCATTGTTCGAATAATAAAGGACTTCCAGATAGTATATTGGCCCAGGCATGGTCAACAAGCAAATGTGTATCATTTGTATTTCATCATAGATCTCAAGGAGAAGCTAAACCTCAAATTGTTGAgaatgatgatgaaaatgaagaagagAAGAAGACTCGAAAAACGAAGAGAAAAGATTCAAATGACGAAGATTACTCAAAATCAGATGATGATAAAGATAGTGATTATGAATGTTaa
- the LOC129942673 gene encoding uncharacterized protein LOC129942673, which produces MGGDRNIGRCRVIRKKIEMDDEKLIDCVRRNPSLYELDHKQYGSGVSRAKTWKAIGAELKRHPLFCKKRWGNIRDNYKKAMKKYNSRLAQGYTKLKKYKFCDKLDFLENHLDENIENKHNKNHDEQCSNETSLEVKCEPDIINPEFDDNSLLYDNSNNNFNHQDQNNQYYDDYYININQPIDSQYESNHNHQNRHQLQLQNHQQIEDDTTTEEFDNYSQADTRISEGVAAEGIDLGVDEEDNEGEKEDEDDCSNFVVGKQHTLKLENSTHLGLRKRKRKLEESATCEVSKAKSMRYIVERVEEDRFVERHPVDAFLSGIAPTLKSLSPYYLSLAKTQIYSIVQEYEMAMIMEQRNENHHRV; this is translated from the exons ATGGGAGGCGATAGAAATATTGGCCGTTGTCGTGTTatacgaaaaaagattgaaatGGACGATGAGAAACTTATAGATTGTGTCCGCAGAAATCCCTCACTTTATGAACTTGATCACAAACAGTATGGCAGTGGAGTTTCCAGGGCAAAAACATGGAAAGCCATTGGCGCAGAACTTAAAAGACATC ctctATTCTGTAAGAAAAGATGGGGCAACATACGggataattataaaaaagctatgaaaaaatataattcacgTCTAGCTCAAGGTtataccaaattaaaaaaatacaaattctgtGATAAATTAGATTTCCTAGAAAATCATTTGGAtgaaaatatcgaaaataaacataataaaaatcaCGATGAACAATGTTCAAATGAAACATCCTTAGAAGTTAAATGTGAACCAGATATAATAAATCCAGAATTTGATGATAATAGTTTGTTGTATGATAATagcaacaataattttaatcatCAAGATCAAAATAATCAATATTATGAtgattattatataaatataaatcaacCTATAGATTCACAATATGAAAGCAATCATAATCACCAGAATCGACATCAACTGCAATTGCAAAATCATCAGCAAATTGAAGATGATACAACAACTGAAGAATTTGATAATTATAGTCAAGCAGATACCAGAATTAGTGAAGGAGTCGCAGCGGAAGGAATAGACCTTGGAGTCGATGAAGAAGACAATGAAGGCGAAAAAGAAGACGAAGACGATTGCAGCAATTTCGTCGTCGGGAAACAACACAcgttgaaacttgaaaattctACACACTTAGGTCTGAGAAAGAGGAAGAGAAAACTAGAAGAATCTGCTACTTGTGAAGTATCAAAAGCAAAATCAATGAGATATATTGTGGAGAGAGTTGAAGAAGATAGATTTGTTGAACGACATCCTGTTGATGCATTTTTATCGGGTATTGCACCAACATTGAAAAGTCTATCGCCGTATTACTTAAGTTTGgccaaaacacaaatttattcaATAGTACAAGAATACGAAATGGCAATGATCATGGAGCAAAGGAATGAAAATCATCATCGAGTTTAA